A genomic window from Halorubrum trapanicum includes:
- a CDS encoding acyltransferase: MTKRHVSLPDGAEAGVRGFIDEVDERLSSDEDTCEVVRDVLIDLHGDREAWEAWQSGESVSRAERVRLQGYDPCNATLESEYYAEKDEDRFQRSKHLQWLWRQFDATPMADNVEFALRFRQMLGKHLFAECGDNCRFFKGISVTYGHNIEVGDNVVIHDDVHLDDRGKLTIGDRASISDGVHIYSHDHDIVDQTEVRNFHTIVEADARVTYDAMVRAGCRIGENSVVGARSVVQGDVPDHHVVVGSPARSVRVKPGWEEAAEELEDGRLPDNQDDREIEYELPDDLEQFDEFQRDLRPPNQSR, from the coding sequence ATGACAAAGCGACACGTGTCCCTGCCCGACGGCGCCGAGGCCGGGGTCCGAGGGTTCATCGACGAGGTGGACGAGCGGCTCTCCTCGGACGAGGACACCTGCGAGGTCGTTCGCGACGTGCTGATCGACCTCCACGGCGACCGCGAGGCGTGGGAGGCGTGGCAGAGCGGCGAGTCGGTGTCGCGCGCCGAGCGCGTCCGCCTCCAGGGGTACGACCCGTGTAACGCGACGCTGGAGTCGGAGTACTACGCCGAGAAGGACGAGGACCGCTTCCAGCGCTCGAAACACCTCCAGTGGCTCTGGCGGCAGTTCGACGCCACGCCGATGGCCGACAACGTCGAGTTCGCGCTCCGCTTCCGACAGATGCTCGGCAAGCACCTGTTCGCCGAGTGCGGGGACAACTGTCGCTTCTTCAAGGGAATCTCCGTCACGTACGGCCACAACATCGAGGTCGGCGACAACGTCGTGATCCACGACGACGTCCACCTCGACGACCGCGGGAAGCTGACGATCGGCGACCGCGCGTCCATCTCCGACGGCGTCCACATCTACAGCCACGACCACGACATCGTCGACCAGACCGAGGTGCGGAACTTCCACACGATCGTCGAGGCGGACGCGCGCGTCACCTACGACGCGATGGTCAGGGCGGGCTGTCGGATCGGGGAAAACAGCGTCGTCGGCGCGCGCTCCGTCGTTCAGGGCGACGTGCCCGACCACCACGTCGTCGTCGGCTCGCCCGCGCGCTCCGTCCGCGTGAAACCCGGGTGGGAGGAGGCAGCGGAGGAGCTCGAAGACGGTCGGCTCCCCGACAACCAAGACGACCGCGAGATCGAGTACGAGCTCCCCGACGACCTCGAACAGTTCGACGAGTTTCAGCGGGACCTCCGGCCGCCGAACCAGTCCCGCTGA
- a CDS encoding DJ-1/PfpI family protein: MPGQQILMIVGDFGEDYEIMVPFQALRAVGHEVHAVCPEKGAGETVKTAIHDFRGDQTYLEERGHDFELTHGFDDVDPADYDALVVPGGRAPEYLRGYDEVLDAVRHFFEADKPVASICHGPQILAAAGVLDGYEMTAYPAVRPEVEAAGCSWVDGVTTDGNLVTGQAWPDHPEWIAEFLDLLGTEIEHEGAAATAD, translated from the coding sequence ATGCCAGGACAACAGATACTGATGATCGTCGGCGACTTCGGCGAGGACTACGAGATCATGGTCCCGTTCCAGGCGCTTCGGGCGGTCGGGCACGAGGTCCACGCCGTCTGCCCGGAGAAGGGGGCGGGCGAGACGGTCAAGACCGCGATCCACGACTTCCGCGGCGACCAGACGTACCTCGAGGAGCGCGGCCACGACTTCGAGCTCACCCACGGGTTCGACGACGTCGACCCGGCCGACTACGACGCCCTGGTCGTCCCCGGCGGACGCGCCCCCGAGTACCTCCGCGGCTACGACGAGGTGCTCGACGCGGTGCGCCACTTCTTCGAGGCCGACAAGCCGGTCGCGTCGATCTGTCACGGCCCGCAGATCCTCGCGGCGGCGGGCGTGCTCGACGGCTACGAGATGACGGCGTACCCGGCCGTCAGGCCCGAAGTCGAGGCCGCCGGCTGCTCGTGGGTCGACGGCGTGACGACCGACGGGAACCTCGTCACCGGGCAGGCGTGGCCCGACCACCCCGAGTGGATCGCGGAGTTCCTCGACCTCCTCGGTACCGAGATCGAACACGAGGGGGCCGCCGCGACGGCCGACTGA
- a CDS encoding aldo/keto reductase translates to MEHRELGNSGVEVSEIGFGAWVVGTDWWGDRSDDQAVGMVEEALDAGVTYVDTGDVYGHGDSEEIIGKAIDGRRDEVTLATKIGYDFYNNPQAGHGELPKELDREYLETAFERSLDRLDTDHVDLLQLHNANVDDVTPEVRDLLREWKESGRVRALGWALGPSIGWLAEGDAAVEYEEFDAVQTVFNLFEQEPGRHFVETIRESDSDTSVIARVPHSSGLLNEQVTPDTVLEDGDHRSHRPKEWYETGWEKVDAIRFLEDPDGVEGTRTMAQAAIRWLLAHDEVASVTPTFRDGDDIAEWSAASDVPPISDAEYDRLEALYARNFDVDRDDGMDVLRTSVDGEDIEAAGLDKRAASY, encoded by the coding sequence ATGGAACACCGCGAACTCGGTAACTCGGGCGTCGAGGTCTCGGAGATCGGCTTCGGCGCGTGGGTCGTCGGTACCGACTGGTGGGGCGACCGCTCGGACGACCAGGCGGTCGGGATGGTCGAGGAGGCGCTCGACGCGGGCGTCACCTACGTCGACACCGGCGACGTGTACGGCCACGGCGACAGCGAGGAGATAATCGGGAAAGCGATCGACGGCCGCCGCGACGAGGTGACGCTCGCGACGAAGATCGGCTACGACTTCTACAACAACCCGCAGGCCGGCCACGGCGAGCTTCCGAAAGAGCTCGACCGCGAGTACCTCGAAACCGCCTTCGAGCGCTCGCTCGACCGCCTCGACACCGACCACGTCGACCTGCTCCAGTTACACAACGCGAACGTCGACGACGTCACGCCCGAGGTGCGGGACCTCCTCCGCGAGTGGAAGGAGTCGGGGCGCGTCCGCGCGCTCGGCTGGGCGCTCGGCCCCTCGATCGGCTGGCTCGCCGAGGGCGACGCCGCCGTCGAGTACGAGGAGTTCGACGCGGTCCAGACCGTCTTCAACCTCTTCGAGCAGGAGCCCGGCCGCCACTTCGTCGAGACGATCCGCGAGAGCGACTCCGACACGTCGGTCATCGCCCGCGTCCCGCACTCCTCCGGCCTCCTCAACGAGCAGGTGACGCCCGACACCGTCCTCGAAGACGGTGACCACCGCTCGCACCGCCCGAAGGAGTGGTACGAGACGGGCTGGGAGAAGGTCGACGCCATCCGCTTCCTCGAGGACCCCGACGGGGTCGAGGGGACGCGCACGATGGCGCAGGCCGCGATCCGCTGGCTGCTCGCGCACGACGAGGTCGCCTCCGTCACGCCCACCTTCCGCGACGGCGACGACATCGCCGAGTGGAGCGCCGCGAGCGACGTGCCGCCGATCTCCGACGCCGAGTACGACCGCCTCGAAGCGCTGTACGCCCGCAACTTCGACGTCGACCGCGACGACGGGATGGACGTCCTCCGCACCTCCGTCGACGGCGAGGACATCGAGGCGGCCGGCCTCGACAAGCGCGCGGCCTCGTACTGA
- a CDS encoding helix-turn-helix domain-containing protein has translation MREVTFRIRHAGEPECEVSARHPEVRYRSVSSMTGSGPERKRIAELTGPPAEIEAFVEEFREFDLIVSAEPLAPIEGTHAYVALTIDVDAADWDGIGDRFSQMGIHYRTGTTISGGVERWTAYLEDGDDLSAVMRELERGGNEVELARNVELASIERSPQLPASGLLDGLTERQREVLATAIAAGYYDHGGGVGVEEVAEELGLGSTTVWEHLSRAESAVMNALFDRFAEGEPVGAVRERDRTDSS, from the coding sequence ATGCGAGAAGTGACGTTCCGGATCCGCCACGCGGGGGAGCCGGAGTGCGAGGTGAGCGCGCGCCACCCGGAGGTGCGGTATCGCTCAGTCTCCTCGATGACCGGCAGCGGACCCGAGCGCAAGCGGATCGCCGAACTCACGGGGCCGCCGGCCGAGATCGAGGCGTTCGTCGAGGAGTTCCGGGAGTTCGATCTGATCGTGTCGGCGGAGCCGCTCGCGCCGATCGAGGGCACGCACGCGTACGTCGCGCTGACGATCGACGTCGACGCCGCCGACTGGGACGGGATCGGCGACCGGTTCTCGCAGATGGGGATCCACTACCGAACGGGGACGACCATCTCGGGCGGGGTCGAGCGCTGGACGGCGTACCTCGAGGACGGGGACGACCTCTCGGCGGTGATGCGCGAGCTGGAGCGCGGCGGCAACGAGGTGGAGCTGGCGCGGAACGTCGAGCTCGCGTCGATCGAGCGCTCGCCGCAGCTCCCCGCGTCCGGCCTCCTCGACGGGCTCACCGAGCGGCAGCGAGAGGTCCTCGCGACCGCGATCGCCGCGGGCTACTACGACCACGGCGGCGGCGTTGGCGTCGAGGAGGTCGCCGAGGAGCTGGGGCTCGGGTCGACGACCGTCTGGGAACACCTCTCACGCGCGGAGTCGGCGGTGATGAACGCGCTGTTCGACCGGTTCGCAGAGGGCGAGCCGGTCGGCGCCGTGCGCGAGCGAGACCGGACGGACTCGTCGTGA